A window of Halovivax gelatinilyticus genomic DNA:
AGTGTTCATCCTCAATCTTCACCTCAATCGTGATTCCTCGGTCACCGAATTCACCCAGAAGGTCAATCCGTCGATCATGGAGAATATCGTCGTGAAACGCCCGTTCACAGTGCACAAAATCGGGTATCGACCCAAATCCATCTCCGAAAAGAACTTCGGTGAACCCGCCTGATGAATCACGAATTAGTTGAGCGAGCCACCGCGACCAGTTCTCTTCTTGTCCCCTCCGCAACGGCCCAGCTTGCTTGACCGAAGGTGACCAATCCGTTTCAAGAGGATCACTATCGAATCGCGAATCACTCACCTCCCAACTCCGATCCATTTCATCCAACGTCCGGCCAAGCTCGATCAACTCACGAGATTGAAAAGTAACGTACTGGTCCCACCAGTCCTCAACCGTGTCCCAGCTATCCTTAACAGACGCCATGCCAGTCAATATCACGGAGAACATAAAGAACGATCGGTACTCAAGATACATTGAGCATCTCAACCAACAGGAGTTGAAGAGATCAGAGACAGTCAAAGACTATCAATCGAGTGAGTGACCTATCCTCCTAGTCTCGTTTGCAGATGAAGTTGCTCCGTTCCGAAAACACCCATAATCACACTCATCTCAACAAACCCGCCAAAGGATCAGAGTGACTCTTGCAGCGATTCCAGCGACCGAATAACCGTTTCCAACTCATCCCCCACACCAGCCCCCTCACCACTCTGCCGACCCGCCCCATTCACCAACGACACTGATCCACCCTCATCACTTGCCAACTCCAAGCGTTGCTGCTCACCCCCCACCTCACAGTCAACACTTGGACCCTCCACCGCAGTCTCATCAGCACTTGATCGAGATAGCCAGAGAGAACATCGAGGACGCCGGAATACGCCTAAAATACGAGGCCGCGTTCCACTGGGTGGCGTTCGTCCCGATGCGCGACTCAAATACGGGCGCGTTGACGAAATACTTCGGCCGGAAAACAGATGGCGAGTGCGAGTACCAAGAGATCGAGGTGCGCCGTCTGCTGTCTAACCCATCTCCGAGCCCAAACTTACCTCGCAACAACCAACCAGCTTGATCGGTGATTTGTACGGTTCAACTGATTTACGAATCTTGGTCAGTCTCTAACCGGTTTTTGATGACGTATCCAAGTCCACCGAGACTGGCAATTGTACTCACTACACCGAACCCGGACATCCCATCGTCGGAAGGTTCCCCCGGTTCAGTTTCACCGTCGTCTTCGTCCTGATCACGGTCGGTCGAATCATCACCCGACGAGTCATCGTCCGAACCAGGTGTCTCGTCATCCGATTCGGACTCATCGTCCGACTCTTCTGATTCATCGCCTGCTTCGTCGTCAGCTGATTCGTCTTCCTCATCTGGATCATCAGACGGTGGCGGTGGAAGCGACGGACCACCGGTATCCCCTTCGTCGTCATCTTCATCCTCGTCTTCTTCGTCGCTGGTGACTGTGATCGACTCAGAAGCGATTGGATCTTCCGGACTGTAGCCACCGGGTGGCAGTAACACCGCAAGGATTTCCTCGCCGCCTATAAGTTCCCGCTCGAGTTCAAGCACAACGCCTGTTCCCTCCTCTCCCGGGTAAGTAACAATCGGACCAGCGGTGAGTTCATCCCCTACTTTATCTCCAATCCGAAGTCGAAGAGAATCTTCATCTAACCCGTCATCGGCTCTGTAATCCACACGGACTTCTGAACTCCCCTCTGTTGGTGGTTCAGCAAACCTCACATACGATAATTTTTCCACGTCAAATCCCGTTGAAGCTTCCTCGTCGTCTGTTTCAACAGTTAACACGTATTGCCCAGTTTGTAACGTGTCCGTTCCAATTGTAGTTACGTATTCAATTGATTCATTCTGGCCAAGTGACGGTTCACCAAGTGACCCAGAGAGATACTCAACACCACCATGATCAGTGATTTCCCACTTGACGGGTTGTTCGTCTGGTTGCCCATAGTTCGTAACCTCAACCGAAATCTCATACTCCGCTTCGACAGGAATTACGTCCGGCGCATCTAATCCAGAAACTTGAAATGATGGAGAACTATCGGACACGAGATCGATTGTCCGGGTTACCTCCTCGTACGCAAGGTGGAACGCATATGGACACGAACCAATATCTAAACCGTCAGTATCAAGAGTAAATTCAAAGATCCGCTCTTCACCAGGTGTCAACGAATACTCGACCGACTCGAAGAGGTCACCAGCGACAGTGAAATCCAGACTCCCATCCCTTTCCTCAGTAGAAGCATTTTCAACAGTCACCTCAAAATCAACGGATTCACCAACGACCGCTTCTGCCGGAGCATCAACCTTCGTTATTAGAACTGGGTTTTCCCACAAGAGTTCCGGATACCCACTAGTGGTAACCCAAACATCATCGAAATTGAGACCAGTCATGGAGTCGCTGGCTGACTCTCCAGTCATTTCGTCAGTAGTCAATCCAGTACCACCGCCCGGAGACGAGCTCTGCCCTGTCGCCTCAATATCCCAATACGAATCTTCAACTTCTCCACCGTCATTAATCCCGCCGATCAACCCGTTCCCCCCATCGATCACACCGCTAGCGTAACACTCAACCACTGAACCGCCGAAATACTCCTGACCAACGATCCCGCCACCGCGCCCCCCATCATCGTACAGTTCCCCAGAGAAGTAACACTGCTGAATAGTTTGACCCGACAGTTGACCGACGATCCCACCAGATGTGTTACTTTCAGCAATGACAGTCGCATCAGAACTGGAACCAACTACCATCACATCATCACTCCCAGAGGATGTCCCGCCAACTATCCCACCCACATGACGACGCCCGGACACCTCACCGGAAGAACTAACCCGTTCAAAAAGAACCCCATCACTTGAATTTCCAGCGATAATCCCAGCAAACTCCGAATCTCCCGCATCTACAAACGCATCGCGGACCCGGAGATCGTGAACCCGTGCAAAACCCCCTACATTACCGAACAAACCAAGTCCCTCAAACTGGTCGAGCGAATCGTGAAGAACAAGCCCAGAAATACTGTAACCACGCCCATCAAACGAACCAGTGAAGGGATCGCTACGCGTTCCAATCCGCTCAAACGAAGAGAACCCTGAAAGATCAATATCGTCGACGAGCGCAAAGTGATCTGTTGGCGATAGTATTCCATACGCTAACTCTGCCGGGGTCGATACCTCATACGGATCAGATTCAGTCCCACTACCACTAGGCCGTTCAGCAACGATTACGGACTCAACACTCGTTCGCTCCGTAAGCCCAACGATTACCTCAACCTCACCAGGTTCCTCAGGAGCCGTAATAGGAAACGATACCGTTTCTCTCGAACCCGGCACAACCGGTACACTCGTCTCACCAACAACATCATCATCGATAAAAACCTGTACAAACGCTTCACCGTCCTCAGGACCGCCAATCCCCATCACTTCCACGTCCATCTCTCGTTCCTCACCAGCCTCCATAGCTGGCGGCAGGTCAACCTCGGCAATATCACCAATCGGTTCATCAGACGGCTCCACAGACGCCGTTACACTCGCCAAGGGATCGAGTCCTCGAGGATCATCATCGACAATAACGACGCGGACGTTCCGACCCTGAATAAACGGGATACCAAGACCCTCCTCAAGATCAACACTGATCGTATCACTATCACCAGGTGAGATCGTAGCGAGCGTTTGAGCGTCACCTTCCTCGGTCTCAACGCGTACCGCCACGGGCCCATCAGAGTCGTACCCGGAAGTTAATTCGTATGAGACGAACAGTTCTTCATCACCAGCAACCGGGTCTTCATCAAATTCCACTCGGCCAATCGGTTGCGTCGTATCTGTATCAACCGCAGATGAGAGCGACGCAGTATCAGGATCGACAGCAGCAATCGATATCTCCTCATCAGCAGTAACGGCCCGAGTTAAATCGACTTCTTTTACCGAAATAGTGTCAGGGTCAACCACAACCGGTGACTCAGCAATCGATTCACCATCCTCATCGAACACGTCAATCACATACGATTCTTCATCAGGCCACGAACACACGTCCACTGAAACAACCGAATCACCAATTGCTAACGGGCGATCATACCGTACCGAAACAGACGTTGTATGCCGACCAAGGAACGATTCCATTTCCTCAGAAATAAATCGATGACCAACGTTCGGATACGTGCGAAACCACCCGGTAAACCCAGCCTCTTCGTAGATCCCCCGGCACATGGGCATCCGTTCAACTTGCATGTGTTCACCATAGACATCAAGCGCAAGTTGCCGAAGTTCATCTGACCACGCATCACCATACGGAATCGTATCATTATCGTCATCACCACCCAAGTACACGAACTGATCTACGCCCCGCCAGGCCTCCAAGTCAAATCCTTTCCCGGTCAGGTCCTCCAAATCGTCAATCCCCACGTGATACTCAACAACCCGCCCATCTACCTCCGACCGAGGCAATAACGCCGTGCCGTTAATCCCGCCTGCAATCGACGCGCGAACGCGCTCAGGATGAATCGCCGAGAACCGATTCACAAAATTCCCAGTCGCAGAAAACCCGTTCATCAAAAATTCCTCAAGAACCTCGATCTCGAACGTCGATTCAATCTGTTCTCTCACATGGTCAACCATCGAAAGTAACTGTAAATCGATTCGTTCAAGCGGACCACCATCGATCTCCAGCGTCTGTCGGTCTAATGCGTGCGTATAATGTTTCCAATCCACCGGTTCAGATGACGGTCGCGGAAAAATCGGAACAATCGCTGGAATGCCGAGAGCATCACACAGATTCCGCGTCCGACCATCCGGTTCAAGACGGCTCTCCGCCCGTTCCCGATGCTCATCTAAATCATCAGACGAGAAACCAGAATTGTTCGGCTCAACCAACAATCGACAAGAATCATTCAAATCCGTATCAGGCACGTACACCAAGTACGGATACTCGAACCCAGCATCCGAATCCTTAGCAACCTCGACCATCTCACCCTTCGGAAACCCTCCAGAACTAGCCGACGAAATACTAGACGCACCACCCACAAGACTCACACCAACAATCGATTGCAACGCACTACGGCGGTACAATGACAAACCTGAACGACCTGTATCAGCCATGCCAAAACATTTTACCCACCATATGTAAAGCAATTGGCCGGTGCTGAGATCAATTCCAAAATAGCAACTCGCTTCGAATCGGGAACACACGAGAATCACTCACAGACAACAGCACCCGAATCCGACACTAATCGATAATTCATAAACGGGTGCGCCTACAACGCGGATTCCGCCCGTTCTAACGCATCAATCACGTCACGAAGCAACGCCGGTAACTCACCACCCTCACCGTCACCTGACACCGCCACCACACCTTCCTCACCACCCAACTGCTCCGCTTGCGATTCCGAGTCGATCGACGCATCCTTGTTACCAGCACCATCCGTAACGGGTTCCGAGACGCGATCAAGGCGTTGCTGCCGATCCGACTCGCCCACCTCAACTGACCCGGTCGTCTCCGATCGAGTCCCGGTCACTGGCCGCCCGCCGCGACTGAACGCGTCAAGCGGGAACGCGTACGCGTTCGCGCGTTTTTCCTTGTTAAACGTCGTTCGACGCGTCACACCGAGCACGTCAGCAACCGTTCGCCGATCACACCCGCGATTCAACGCTAACCTGACCTGCTCGTCCTCCATGCGTTGCAACAGTAACTGCGGGTCGTCCGGGATGTACCCGCGCGCAGAGTTCTCCACTTGATCCGTCAATCCCCATTCACCCGTTTCGATATCTTTATCGACTACTTGCCGGTCACGCGACTCGACGATGTTGTCGAGTCCCATAAGCACCCACAGGCGCTCACGAACCGCAGAAACCGATAACTCACCCGTCAACGCAGCCGCAACATCACCGGTTCGTGCCGGCCCGGAATCCGCCAGGACCTGCAGGATCTCGATATCCTGAGGCAACAACACGGTGAGATCCTCCTCCGTAATGTTGACCGGGGCATCCGCCGGCGTAGATTGTTGGTGATGCCAGCTGTGACACGATCGGCAAATCAACGTTAGATTCGCCAGGTCGTGCTCGCCCATCCCGGTCGGCTCCCGCTCGATATGATGCGCTT
This region includes:
- a CDS encoding HNH endonuclease — translated: MQETDRRTHGESSGESTTNEDTDVRGPAACHETVDPATREAVLTEYEYRCQLCGRRGPEKGGLAALQAHHIEREPTGMGEHDLANLTLICRSCHSWHHQQSTPADAPVNITEEDLTVLLPQDIEILQVLADSGPARTGDVAAALTGELSVSAVRERLWVLMGLDNIVESRDRQVVDKDIETGEWGLTDQVENSARGYIPDDPQLLLQRMEDEQVRLALNRGCDRRTVADVLGVTRRTTFNKEKRANAYAFPLDAFSRGGRPVTGTRSETTGSVEVGESDRQQRLDRVSEPVTDGAGNKDASIDSESQAEQLGGEEGVVAVSGDGEGGELPALLRDVIDALERAESAL